Proteins encoded in a region of the Apostichopus japonicus isolate 1M-3 chromosome 19, ASM3797524v1, whole genome shotgun sequence genome:
- the LOC139959912 gene encoding prefoldin subunit 5-like → MAPSGQQVNLMSLPLPQLNVLKEQVEQEIEVMQNSLQQLKVAQNKFMESKACMEKFTPENEGKPVLVPLTSSLYVPGELKDVENVLIDIGTGYFAEKTLPDAKDYFQRKVEFTTKQMERVQPILIEKSKMRQVITEVMSLKIQAQMSQQQPGGSK, encoded by the exons ATGGCTCCCAGCGGACAACAAGTCAACCTTATGTCCCTTCCTCTTCCTCAACTAAATGTTTTGAAAGAACAAGTTGAGCAG GAAATTGAGGTTATGCAGAATTCTCTCCAACAGCTGAAAGTTGCACAAAATAAGTTTATGGAGTCAAAGGCCTGTATGGAGAAGTTCACCCCTGAGAATGAAG GAAAACCAGTTCTGGTACCCCTTACATCTTCT TTGTATGTTCCTGGGGAGCTGAAAGATGTAGAGAATGTTCTTATAGATATAGGCACTGGTTACTTTGCTGAAAAG ACATTACCAGATGCTAAGGATTACTTCCAGAGAAAGGTTGAATTTACCACCAAGCAGATGGAGAGAGTCCAACCAATACTTATAGAGAAGTCTAAGATGAGGCAAG TTATTACTGAAGTGATGAGCCTTAAGATTCAAGCACAAATGTCACAGCAGCAACCTGGAGGATCCAAATAA
- the LOC139959910 gene encoding beta-1,3-galactosyltransferase 5-like: MMVLRRKWFILLIPISALVATFSFTTLQHPSSNVIRTSYVDRGSSALYVSNVTNTRANNSKGLQKDEQQKHPFDKDENGNGTKLPFQFNQSIPYFPFAPAMKAANNHNFGIIHRPADFRFDKGNHDGPYLLVLMLSRASSITQRNAQRESCLSVKVARGRNVRSVFLLGKPKEEKLIAEIKAEQEQYQDILMEDFDDTYNNLTLKVLMGMKWASEYCNNASWVMKVDDDVYVDLAQLVALLEGLTTTVKIMIGWQYHESKPVRDTNNKWFVSKEQYIAPVYPDYMCGLGYVMSGDLPRLFYEESMSLPYFFLEDVFMGILAKRIGVTMHHSRKFEKRDRKYVKSPKSDAVAIHLSKPHRVTSFFKANAGRLKTSRGRHPR; this comes from the coding sequence ATGATGGTTTTGAGAAGAAAATGGTTCATTCTTCTTATCCCTATCAGCGCTTTGGTGGCAACTTTCTCTTTTACTACTCTTCAACACCCTTCGAGTAACGTAATACGAACTAGTTATGTTGATCGCGGATCATCTGCATTGTACGTTTCGAACGTAACCAATACCAGGGCAAACAACAGCAAAGGTTTACAAAAGGATGAACAACAGAAACATCCTTTTGACAAAGATGAAAATGGAAACGGCACGAAACTTCCTTTTCAATTCAATCAAAGTATCCCATATTTTCCATTTGCACCAGCCATGAAAGCCGCCAACAACCACAACTTCGGAATAATACACAGACCTGCCGATTTTCGTTTCGACAAAGGAAACCATGATGGACCATATCTTCTGGTTTTAATGTTATCGAGAGCGTCTTCTATTACGCAAAGAAACGCACAACGAGAATCGTGTTTAAGTGTGAAAGTAGCACGAGGAAGAAATGTTCGCAGCGTTTTCCTCCTGGGAAAACCGAAAGAAGAGAAATTAATAGCAGAAATCAAAGCAGAACAGGAACAATATCAAGATATTTTAATGGAGGATTTTGACGACACTTACAACAACTTGACTTTGAAAGTTTTAATGGGAATGAAATGGGCAAGTGAATATTGCAACAATGCATCATGGGTAATGAAGGTCGATGATGACGTATACGTGGATTTAGCTCAACTGGTTGCGCTTCTGGAAGGATTAACCACCACAGTGAAGATAATGATCGGATGGCAATACCACGAATCAAAGCCAGTCCGTGACACCAACAACAAATGGTTCGTCTCGAAAGAGCAATATATCGCCCCCGTATACCCCGATTATATGTGTGGTTTAGGTTACGTCATGTCGGGCGATCTACCGCGGTTGTTTTATGAGGAATCCATGTCGTTGCCATATTTTTTCCTGGAGGACGTCTTCATGGGTATATTAGCTAAACGTATCGGTGTGACAATGCACCACAGCCGTAAATTCGAAAAGAGAGatagaaaatatgttaaatctCCAAAATCGGATGCAGTGGCCATACATCTTTCAAAGCCTCATCGAGTGACGTCATTTTTCAAAGCAAATGCAGGGAGGTTAAAAACGTCACGGGGCAGGCATCCGAGATAA